Proteins encoded together in one Lathyrus oleraceus cultivar Zhongwan6 chromosome 5, CAAS_Psat_ZW6_1.0, whole genome shotgun sequence window:
- the LOC127080597 gene encoding uncharacterized protein LOC127080597 — MLALALHIPISDALANWKRRENLFGFWRAYIEEAERLFVIHHWDALANILALLIYGLVLFPTHEGFIDSAAISIFWAVWKDKQSLVPPLLADTFHTLHTRHQKKNGMLICCLPLLYNWLISYVFKLNAHISEMSNGEWERTLVSLSSKDIIWYRHKLNVEEIIISCGSFPNVPLIGSKGCITYNPMLALRQFGYPMRGKLGDKELEEMVLNDMGTNDPFLLRKIIRSWEKVHTKGIELVKKNDATRVPYQQWVSEWIKVV, encoded by the coding sequence ATGCTAGCCCTTGCACTCCACATCCCCATATCTGATGCATTGGCTAATTGGAAGAGAAGGGAGAATCTCTTTGGTTTTTGGAGGGCTTACATAGAAGAAGCAGAAAGGTTGTTTGTGATACATCATTGGGATGCGTTGGCAAATATACTAGCTCTTCTCATATATGGGCTAGTATTGTTCCCAACCCATGAAGGTTTTATAGATTCAGCTGCCATAAGTATCTTTTGGGCCGTTTGGAAGGATAAACAAAGTTTGGTTCCTCCATTACTAGCTGACACTTTTCATACTTTGCATACTCGACATCAAAAGAAGAATGGAATGTTGATATGTTGCCTTCCATTGCTCTATAATTGGCTTATCTCATATGTGTTCAAGCTTAATGCTCACATCAGTGAAATGTCCAATGGGGAGTGGGAAAGAACTCTGGTGTCTTTGTCTAGTAAGGATATCATTTGGTACCGACACAAGCTGAATGTTGAAGAAATCATTATCAGTTGTGGTAGTTTCCCAAATGTACCACTAATAGGATCTAAAGGTTGCATCACCTACAACCCCATgttagctctgcgacagtttggaTACCCTATGCGTGGGAAGCTCGGTGATAAAGAGTTAGAAGAGATGGTTTTGAATGATATGGGAACCAATGATCCTTTTCTCCTCCGTAAGATCATCCGATCTTGGGAAAAGGTGCATACCAAAGGAATAGAATTAGTAAAGAAGAATGATGCAACAAGGGTTCCTTATCAGCAATGGGTCTCGGAGTGGATCAAAGTTGTGTAG
- the LOC127084576 gene encoding uncharacterized protein LOC127084576 isoform X2 → MVAKLGKEKEDLQSELYKETEENMILKRKSNQRKELLEESRKKNRIEQDLKERVLECLDQADSGLGSLHDELAKAKRDGQEWKRWWDLATKQKKEVRDELEAQIQEMKEQLRSSEAEVVRERRLKEQAQRASQICSKAWEEKCDELNTNKELASYWKEQYESLKSQSMGWLNHKKHLNEILDEYECTINLLQPSIAAYRTKLANLIEFCNGVAIDLPWKLENALEDMDEKNTHPSARELVLLCERMMRRFKEELKAHKERVAKKTL, encoded by the coding sequence ATGGTAGCTAAACTTGGAAAGGAGAAAGAGGATCTGCAATCTGAACTCTACAAAGAAACTGAGGAAAATATGATTCTCAAGAGGAAGAGTAACCAAAGAAAGGAACTTTTGGAGGAGAGTCGTAAGAAGAACAGAATTGAGCAAGATCTCAAGGAAAGAGTCTTGGAGTGCCTAGATCAGGCTGATAGTGGATTAGGTTCACTCCATGATGAGTTAGCTaaggccaaaagagatggacaAGAGTGGAAGCGTTGGTGGGACCTAGCCACTAAGCAAAAGAAGGAGGTAAGGGATGAGCTTGAAGCTCAAATCCAAGAAATGAAGGAGCAACTTCGAAGCTCTGAAGCTGAAGTGGTGCGTGAAAGACGTCTTAAGGAACAAGCCCAAAGAGCCTCTCAAATATGTTCTAAAGCTTGGGAAGAGAAGTGTGATGAGTTGAATACCAACAAGGAGCTAGCTAGTTATTGGAAGGAACAATATGAGTCTCTGAAGAGCCAAAGCATGGGTTGGCTAAATCATAAGAAGCATTTGAATGAGATATTGGATGAGTATGAATGCACCATCAACCTTCTGCAGCCAAGTATTGCTGCATACCGTACGAAGTTGGCTAACCTCATAGAGTTTTGTAATGGCGTGGCCATAGACTTACCATGGAAATTAGAAAATGCTCTAGAGGACATGGATGAAAAGAACACTCATCCTTCGGCTCGTGAGCTTGTTTTGCTTTGTGAAAGGATGATGCGAAGATTCAAAGAAGAATTGAAGGCCCACAAAGAGCGAGTTGCTAAGAAGACTCTTTAA
- the LOC127084576 gene encoding uncharacterized protein LOC127084576 isoform X1 translates to MPNRFPFESTKAVHWKYDIIVVDGVIDEEHKDVEGEKRLENVDTNITNIVGTSRMTRSGRIYTPNVNIIPQEPRREATTANPAPEYGGVQPAVQSDEAIEFLKMIKKSDYKIVNQLHQTPSKISILSLLLNSQAHREALLKVLAQAHVTQDITVGQFDVFANITACNTLSFSNEELPKEGKNHNRALHVSIKCQEDALARILVDTGSSLNVLPKRELAKLSYQGSEMKPSALVVKAFDGSRRTVVGEVELPIQIRPHVFPINFQVMDINPTYSCLLGRPWIHVAGAVTFTLHQKMKFVVDDKLVIVSGEEDFIISQLSSFRYIEADEDALETSFQELKISNATLAEVKDPIEKTSLSFAALNSARSAVESGGPTSWGQVINVSEKMIVLVWGTSLLLRKEPWSLQRTAYGAYNKFS, encoded by the coding sequence ATGCCTAACCGCTTTCCCTTTGAAAGCACCAAGGCAGTACATTGGAAATATGACATAATTGTGGTAGATGGAGTGATAGATGAAGAACACAAAGATGTTGAAGGTGAGAAAAGATTGGAGAATGTTGACACCAATATCACTAACATCGTAGGGACGAGCAGGATGACCCGCAGCggtcggatttatactcccaatGTCAATATAATCCCTCAAGAACCAAGAAGGGAAGCTACAACTGCAAATCCTGCCCCAGAGTATGGAGGGGTACAGCCGGCAGTGCAATCAGATGAAGCGATTGAATTtctaaaaatgataaagaaaagcgactacaagatAGTCAATCAGTTACATCAAACACCGTCAAAAATATCTATATTGTCCTTGCTTCTGAATTCccaagctcatagggaggctctactgaaagtgcttgctcaagctcatgttacccaagatataacggttggccaattcgatgtgttcgccaatatcacagcctgcaacactctaagtttcagcaatgaagagctacccaaggaagggaagaatcacaaccgcgccttacatgtatccataaagtgccaagaagatgctctggccaggattttagttgacactggatcgtccctcaatgttctaccaaagagggaGCTTGCTAAATTATCTTACCAAGGTTCAGAAATGAAACCTAGTGCACTTgtggtaaaagcatttgatggttctcggaggacagtagttggggaggtagagctaccaatccaaatcagaccgcatgtattccccatcaatttccaagtcatggacataaatcccacgtatagctgccttttgggacgtccatggatacatgttgctggggcagtgacttttactttgcatcagaaaatgaagtttgtcgtcgatgacaagctcgtcattgtctcaggtgaagaagattttatcattagtcaactctcctctttccgttatatcGAGGCTGATGAAGATGCCTTAGAGACCTCTTTCCAAGAACTTAaaatatccaatgccacacttgCAGAAGTAAAGGATCCTATTGAGAAAACTAGTTTGTCGTTCGCCGCTTTGAATAGTGCAAGgtcagcagttgaaagtggaggtCCTACAAGTTGGGGGCAAGTCATCAATGTCAGCGAAAAAATGAtcgttttggtttggggtacaagccttctgctaaggaaggagccctggtccctgcaaaggaccgcATACGGAGCATACAATAAGTTTTCCTAA